The genomic window cattttccttctcttttccatgcCCACACCTGCAAAATCAGCTGCACATCCTGATCTGTCCTGCatgttttctctccctcccccagctctgcagagctctgcctgagTAACTTCACATGTTGGTCTTAGCTATTTTAAAGTGCTAAATATTTGTGTGAGAAAAACAAGGGTGCTGCATCCTGTTTTCTGCTTGAGCCTTCTTCACAGAGCTTTTGCTGCTCCACTGCCAGTGATGAAAATGCATGTTTGTGCCTAAGCTTCTGAATTCTGCTATCTGACTGCTCCAAGGGGCTGGGGATAGGGAACCATTTGGACTAACACAGTTCCAGCACTTCTCCCCATGCTTCTGCTGTTCTAGAATGTGAATATCTTTAAAAGTCATGGGCTAATGACCTGCCAAGTGCAACTCCTGGGGGCAGGTTAGTGGCTGTGAACCACCCACTACACTGACACCTCTGAGGGTCCTGGTTCTGTTGGGATGTGGGGAAAGGAAGATCAGATAAGCCAGTGGGGAACAGGAAAGCTCTCTTCCCATGGGGTCATCAATGCTCAAAAAAAAGTTGGTTCATCTGAAACTGAAGGGTGCAGAAGTCTTCTGTTTCAGTTTCACTCAGTTCCAGtagcagctggacacagcatttTTAATGTCAAATTGGTGGGAGAGAGCTATGTAGGAAACAGTGGATTTCATTTTGTCTTGTTCTTCTCCATGCtcactgctgcagtgtctgCTCAGTGCAGCTCAACTGCTTGGGAAGGTGGAGAAATAAGTAAGCAGGCCACTGTCTTTTCCTGGGTCTGTTAGAACATGCACAGTAGGCTGATGTTTTAACAGCATCTAATTTGATACATCACATCTAAtctgtttgttggtttttatcTGCAGTACTGTTAACTCACTGTTCAGGTGCTTGGTGTCTAGCCTTCTCATCCAGCCACAAATCCTCTACGTGAAATGAGTGATTCCTTAGATCTGTTTATGATTGATTCTTTGCTTCACTGGTGTTGCTTCTTAAAAGGTAAACAATATTCATGTGCTGCGATCTATAACTCAGAGATGAAATCAAAGAGCATCTCCTGCCAGAGGTTGCTAAGATAACACATTTAGCATTCATTCAGCAATTACTTTTGGGTAGAGATCTAGTGATATTAAAGAGAATCAAACCTGTAGTGAATATGTAGATTTTATACTGTTGAAAGAGATGAAGGgatttctcttctcctctgtttagcaatttcattttctgtggtgtCCAGAGTCTTTGTGCAAATGGAGAGCAAATGAagttttttcctgctgtgtagtgagagcagcacagctccaggagcagcctgtgtgTTGTGCAGAGCCCCTGGGGTCAGAGTGTGCCCtaggctgggcacagcagctcctggggcaaTATTGGGTATGAAGGTGCTCTTGGCTTGCAAAGCTTTGTTTGATGTGTGGCATCTGCTTGCAGCATTACTGTATTCTGTGATTTGTGCCCTGTACTTCTCATGTCTTTGCATGTGCTGTGTCTCAGTGTCATGGGTATGGTGGAGGTAGTGGAGAGTCTTAGCCTTGTTTCATTCCCTTCCAGCATGGGAATATTTGAGCAGgttcactgctctgaaaaaagtGTCTTGAATGGGGGAAAACCAAGCTGAATCTGGGAAAAGACCATCACTGCTGCTATTTGTCCAGAGCCTTCTGTAATCCTCTTAGATGCAAAGGGGTGAAATTTTGCACACCACATTCAGTGTTTAAAGACTGTGGCCCCAGTGAGACATTTATGTATTCTTGAGGTCTGGGGAGTTGGGGTTTTTACTAGAAAAGCACCTGAGCCTTTTCTGAATCAGGGCTCCTCTGAACTGGGAGCATATTttttctggtgggtttttttttgggtttttgttggtttgtttttgttttttttttttttttaatttccagaaaacagaaaaggaagggTTATTAAAAATGATACTGAAATACAAGAAGTATAAACCCACTGTGATTTTTTAGGGCTTGGGAGGGTTGTGGTGATGTTATTCAAATGTTACGTTTTGTTAAGAGACACTCCCTGCAAACTAATGGATAGCAAGGCCTTTCTAAGGCTGCACCTGCCATTTGTTTGTGCAAATAACTTTTTAGAGGATTTAAACTCACAGTTGTCCTAGGTCCCATGCTTTCAGCCAGAAGTGAGATTCTAGGAATGCCATAAGTTAAGGAATAATGCCTGCTTCTCTTTTGCTAACAACTTTTCCAACACACCTTTCCTCCTCCACCTCTGAAATGCATCATGGTCAGAGAAGGGTTTGTGACTAGGCACCTCTCTGAAATATCTGGACTGGATTGATTTTTGTTGAGGACTGCACAAGATACACAAGGCAGGTTGCTATAAGGCTTTTGTCTACAAAGGGACATCAGCCAAAGGAGTGTTCTCTGAGCCATACTCCTGTTCTGGTCAAAGCCCTTGGTGGGCAATTCTGACAATGTTTTAAACACAATGCTCTAAGCTTGGTTGAAGGTTTTGCTGCCTTGATTCATTACATtcatttttttggggttgttaAATCCACATTAGACTTCAGCTAACAAATTCAAATTTGATAGGCAGGGTTATACTGCTTACACCAGACCACTGCTTTTGAAACCTACTGAAGGTAATAGCCTACCTTATACATATGTCCTCCTGAACATGAACAGTCCTGTAAAATTTGACATGTGAGATAAATAGAGGTAATTTAAACACTTGTACTATGCTAGTTTTTATGCAGCAGAACATACTCAGTAATAATAACATTATCTTTCTCATGAAGGTCAGTAGCAGAATTAGAATTCTAACTCTCTTTCCAGGGCTTTCTCCGCTGGCTTATTACTTGGTTTCAATATCATTtaaggcagaaaggaaaaaaaaagtaaaacaaaaaaaagtaaaatgctaaaaatattctgcattaATAGCTGTTTTAAGCCTTAAGGCTTAGACAACTTGAATCCAGTGGTTTCTAGACCTCTACTTTAAGTGCTACATCAATGGGAAATAAGCCTACTTAGACTTCAGTGATATCTTATTATTATTACGACTACTACTACTTTGTTTAGGCAGAAAATATTGGCTGTACTGTTTCCCTTCCCCATATTTGTCCTTTATGGAACACTTAAAAATGATACCCAGGGATTTTGTGTGTTACATGCATGGAAAAGCACCATGATGTTTGCAGTGAAATTGTAGTACTAGGCTGTTTCCTGCTATCTGTAGTACTAGGCTGTATCTTGCTGTAAATGCAGGATGCATTTATATAGCAAGATGCTGTTAAGTTGCAAGCCATGTTTTTGTCCTCCCCTATCGATGTATCTCGGTGACCCAGAAGTAAGGGCTCTTACTGGCCTGGCTAGATAAAAGTGGGCATtttgtgcctctgtgctgctgcttcttcccctTAATCAGCAATTCTGGAAGCAATCCACTAGAACCAGACACACTGCAtcctccatcctgcagctctgatgTGACTAATTACATCAAAACTTGGTTTTTAAATGTTCAGCACTGCTCAGTGGACGACAGGAGCCCCTGTCCTATCACATTTTTCTGATTCTGCAGAGTGAGTTTCTGTTACAGAAACACTATGGGTGGAACTAACACCATGGCAAGCCTGTACTTCCTCCTTTTGGCTGCCACCCTTTCTAAAGGTATCGAGCTCTGGGAACAATGTCCATGTGCACAAAGGCACCACGGTGAATCCACCGTGTTCTTGGGCTGCCATCCATTgctgaaacaaaatcaaatggggaagcagagcagccttTTTAGCTGTGGGTCAGGGTGATGAGCCAGAGGGATCTCTGTGGATGCTAAATTAGGTGCTGCTGCACTGAAGAGCCACCATGAAATTCCACCAAAAGCATAAGCAAGCACCAGACTGACCAGCAAACAAGCAAAGAGCTGTGTCCTGTGGAAAAAGGGAGGCACCTGCTTGGCAGATCCGTTAGGAAAAGTACCAGGGTAGTCAAGCAACAATGCTggaggaaatatttcattttttatctctttggTAGCTTTTTTCATAAAGCAAAACTTCTCTGTTGTGCAGAAATGGATGATGTAAATTTACCACCTTTCTGCCAAATGCAGTCTTTCTATTTATCATCACATAGTAAGATCAGGTTTGAGGGAAGCAATTTTTTATACTAACTGCATCACtccttatttctttttgttgtgtACCTATACTTGGCACAGAGGGAACATAATGCAGTCTGATGCTTAATCATTTGAACTCTGATGGGACAGAGTGTGGTAATGGAACacacaaacaataaaaaaattaactgattATGTTTTTAAGAGAGAACTTAAGCTCttaatttctctgtatttatgGCTTGCTTCTCTTTCAGTAAGAGAAATGTTTCAATAATATGATGaactgggaaaggaagaaaggaagtaGAAGGCTAAATGGTGGTTGTTGTTAATTTGGTATTTAATTCCTCCTTTTGAACCTCAGAAACTATTTTAAATCAACTTTAATGGATAAATGCAAGTAGTAGTTGGTactttcaaacaaacaaacgCACAGACACCAAAAAGCCtcaaaaaacaaggaaaaaaaattaaaattgatcTTGGATTCCCAAATGCAGTCCCAGATTGAATTCTGGCTTTGATTGTAATATCTACCTAACATGCAACTGCAGTTAGTTCTGACATATCTTAGCCTGGGTGTTTCCTACAGTCCATACTACTGGGAAGGCCAATATAAACATCTAAACTAAAATACATCATGACTACTGTTTGTGAAATGCATTAACTATATGCAGGTAACcacaattttcttctctttacaGTATTTCAGGATAGAGAAACTGTGACTTGAGATATGCTAATTAACtctattattttaaacaaaattctttcaaaatgaaagacaGAACAAAATTAACTTGAGAAAAATGGTTCAGATTTATGAAGACATTTGGTGACATTTAGCTAGCTCAGCATCCTGAATTTCAGCCAGTTGAGGGTTGATTGTAACCCTACGTGTTAATGGATTGGGATATGGACATAGCCAGGGGAGTggtttttaaagcagcttttcatACTCTTAAGGAGGCTTCCCATTCACACTTCAGTGTGGGTAATTCCATCTTCAATGGACTTAGTTGCTACATGTCATTTTCTcaaccccagagcagctgggtgtTACAAGATTTCAACATGTAACAGCCAAGAAACAAACTACACATTAAAGCAGGGAAGCTGCAGTTTATGCTAATTATTTTACATGCTCAGATATGCAAATGAAAGTGAAGTAGatgcttctcttttcttctttttctcacttCTCATCCTCCCTTCAAGTCTGTGTCAGAAGAGAAGAGCTTTCCTCTGTGCCTAACTATTGTTTTCATGCTGGTATCTTTTTGAATAGTGATTCCAGCCAACGACAATTGCTTTTGTAAAAAGATAATTACAAATCTGATTTTTGAAAGACTTGAATCAAGTCTTAGcatgagaaatatttctctctgctgtatTCCCAGCAGGATCACAGCTTGCAGGGCTCAATGTACTCAGATCTCCCTAGTCAGTGTCAAGCCTAACATAGCGTGCACTGTGTTAAACCAGTCTATTAAATGTAACCTTTTCTAGTGGAGACAGCAAGCTCACACCTCTCATCCTCGTGTTTTTCAGGTGGTAAGGTGAAGGTGAGAGGACGAGAAGGTGGAGATGGAACTGCCAAATCATGCCAAACAACTGCTACTGCAGCTGAACCAGCAACGAGCCAAAGGTTTCCTCTGTGATGTGATCATTGTGGTAGAAAATGCCCTGTTTCGTGCCCATAAGAACAtcctggcagccagcagcatgTATTTCAAATCCCTTGTCCTGCATGACAACCTGATAAACTTAGACACGGACATGGTGAACCCCACCGTGTTCCGGCAGATCTTGGACTTTATTTATACTGGCAAGCTCTTAACGACTGACCAGCCTGGGGAACAGAACTTTAATGCTCTCCTCACCGCAGCAAGCTACCTCCAACTGCACGACctggcagctctctgcagaaaGAAGCTGAAGCGGAACGGCAAGTCCTTTGCTGGCAAGGCCGGTGGCCTTGGTGTTGGGAGATCTGCCAGGAGTCAGAGACTTTCCACTGCTTCAGTCATCCAAGCTCGCTATTCAGGGTCAAATGAGGGGTTGAAGGGCTCACATTCAAAGGAGCTGTCAAAGGGAAAGCTCTCTGATGACGAGGTCTTCATCAGCAGCTCCAACCAAGAGAACTGTCACTCCTTAAGCAGGGGAACCAGCAAGAACGGcggtgggagcagcagtgcgAATGGGAGCACCGGTGACCAGGAGCTAGGCCTTGACCTGTCCAAAAAAAGCCCCTCGCTCCCTGTCGCAGCCTCCCACGATGACACGCAGCACAGCGAAAGCCAGCACGGCTCTCCCCAAtctgcctcagcccctgcagccaaCAGTGCCTCATCGTTCGACGAGCCTGGCGTCGGAGCCCCCCACAGCATGGCGGACAGCAGCGACCCCATGGAGATGGACCTGAGTGAGGAGTGCCACCACTCactgacagagagcagccagCGCAAGGGCCTCCGGCACTCGTCCCGCAAGAAGGAATGGATCAAGAAAGACAACGCCTTTGACCGAAAGGAAGGGAGCAAAGACAGGGACGAGGGTGAAGGGCTGCCCAATGGTATCCTGCTGGGGCCCTTGTCCAAGTCTGTGGAGAGGAGTCTGGCTGGGGCCTACGGGGCAGACCTGCCCTACCCGTGTAAGGAGGAGGTAGAAAACGGTAAGGAGAACAGTGACGACAGTGGCCAGAGTGAGAGCGAGAGCGGCGGCCATACCAGTGCCAACTACGTCTATCGGCAGGAGGGGTTTGAGCCAGTGGCCTATGGTGACAACCTGTATGTCTGCATCCCCTGTGGCAAAGGCTTCCcaagctctgagcagctcaaTGCCCACGTGGAAACGCACACCGAGGAAGACCTTTACATCAAGGAGGAAGGCACATACGGCAGCAAGGATGAAGCTGAGGATTTGTCCAACCCCAATCAGTCCTACGCTGCGGAGTCCCGGCCCTTCAAGTGTTCGGTGTGTGAGAAGAGCTACAAGGATCCGGCCACGCTGCGGCAGCACGAGAAGACTCACTGGCTGACGCGGCCCTTCCCTTGCAACATCTGCGGCAAGATGTTCACACAGCGTGGCACCATGACACGGCACATGCGCAGCCACTTGGGGCTCAAGCCCTTTGCTTGTGAGGAATGTGGGATGCGCTTTACCCGGCAGTACCGACTAACAGAGCATATGCGTGTCCACTCAGGAGAAAAACCTTACGAATGTCAACTGTGTGGTGGGAAATTCACCCAGCAGCGCAATCTGATCAGCCACCTGCGAATGCATACCTCTCCCACATAAGCCAAAGACTCCAGAATGAGCTTCAAGCCCATCCGCAGTGATTTACCTTTCTGTAGActtgctgcttaaaaaaaaaagaaaaaagaaaaaaaaaaaacaaaaaacaaaaaaggggcAACTCCCCATACTCTGTTCAGTCATGAGAGGCCTAAACAAATGTAgctttaacatttaaaaaaaaagttcattttttttcctttttttaaaaaagaaaggtcCACAGCCAAGCTGATGCATTTAGTCCCAGTCTCCCTTCAAATTTTGATGACCTGGCAAGAAATGCCTCTTCTTTTTGCACACATCGACTTCATTGCCATATTGTTTATCTGGTGCAGGTAGGGGGACCTTGGGGAACTTTCAGCCTCTGCTGgctccccctccctgcctcttTCTGTGTTCCTGTCACTGTACTCACCTCCTCTCTTAAAACCAAACTTAGTAGGGGTATTTcttgccattaaaaaaaacacaaaatacacCTTTTCAGTGGCCTAAGTAGCTGTGAAATAACAGCATTCTCAAGTGCAGAAGCTGTGTCTGTGGACCATCTCATGGGGTTTGGCAGCCCCTCCAGAGACTGTGGGAAAGCCACAGCAGTGGTGGAGcccacccctgtccccctgggCTGGCgatggtgaggagcagctctcagggctgCACCAGTCCCAGTACTTCATTTAAACAAATGGCAAAGCCTCCCTTACCATCCCTCCCCATTTTGGTTTTGATCTTTGTCCTTGGCACACACAACCACGTGCCACCTTCTCCCACAAAACATGCAAACCTCTTTTGCCTTACCCATGACTGAACAGGGACTGGATGCCCTGGGAATTTCTTTCAGTGAGCAGGGGGTCGTCTTTACTTTTCTAGTAGTTTCGTATGAATATTCTTTGCTTAGAGGTACTTgttttattaaaggaaaaaccaTTGTAACGTTTATGTGAATGTTTGAACTGGAAGGTCTGAGGTTAATTCTagggtgggtgggtggggagggggtttGATGTAGGCTGGACTTGCTACAAGTTCCATAggtacttttttattatttttttattttattttttgtgtgtgtgtatgtttttAGCTTTCCTCCCTCACTAAAGAGCAAGTCTGTGTGGACAGACTTGTTACCTTTGCTACCTCTTGAATTCATGAGAACAATAAGATGGTTAGTGAAAGATtaggcattttttttaattgtaagtAATTAAATGTATAAAAGTAGAAGCTAAATTAAAGTTAAGGGATTTTTACCACCCCGTCCTTCCATCAAAAGTCAACTAGAGAAATGTTAAAGCAAAGCTTGGccaaagacaaagcaaaaaatacaCTGAGCtagaggctgtgctggctgcttgGACTGGCTCAATTCACAGTCTCTTGGCTGTCTGTAGTCACTTTTagataaaagcagaaaacttcTCTGAGCTTTTTGGGCCCTTTCCAGCTTTGTTTATTGAGTCTGGATACTATGGGGAGGGGAAAATGTCCCCCTCATCTTCCACTCCCCCAGCACATCTGGGTCAGTCTGTAAACACCTGGCAGGACAGAGGGTGAGGGCATAGCAGCCTATAATTTACTAGAATCCAGAGTGCAATAAggtgggggagaggaggagaaagcaaACCAAAGTGTTTCATATCCTCCCTTTTAGACAATTTAACACacgcacacaaaaaaaaaaaaaagaaaaaatgaaaagaaaaagaaacaaaatgttcttgCAACATCTGCCTAAGACATCACAGCCAACAGCTGCTATTGGTTTAGGAGAGAAGACAGAGAACTTTGCCCACCGATTCTTGGCCCCCTTGACTTTGTTGGCGTGACCTTGTGGAAAGCTATGGCTTATTTCAAGCCTCCCGTGACTGTGGTGGTAAAAATTCACAGCCAGTAGAATCATCCCTTCTGAAATGACTAAGGTTTACActtgcattttttcatttgttggtttttggtgttttgtttttgtttttttttttttccactcaaaCCAGTATAGTCTCTATGCGTAAGTTTTACCAAACCTCAcgttttgtcttttaaaaaaaaaaaaaaaacaaacaaaacgaacaattttttaaagttttgaccaaaaaagaaaaaaaaagaaaaaagtgagcaTGTTTgactaaaacaaagaaatataaGCTTCATTTtctattggggtttttttggctttttttttgggttttttgttttgttttgttttgtttcgttttttgttatttgggttttttttaaggtagaCTAGTCCATGAGAAGTTTTTGGGTCAATTGACTGAACTGAGGAAACTGGAATCCAGGCTCCAAGCAATAGACAACCCAAAGGCGCTGAGCCTTGGCCTGGTGTCACGTTACAGGGAACACTCGTCCCTCTCCAGCCGCTCCCGTGTGCTTCTCCCGGTGCCATTGTCCGCTCGCTCCCGGACGCCTGCGAGCCCTGGAGCGCGGGAGGGGTGCATGGACTTTTGCTTTTGTCGAATTGTGCTGAGACGCGCTGTTTATTTTTCGGGGGTTAAGTGGGCTTTTAGCGTCTTTAGCACTTCCACATTTTTGAATATATATTGAATGATTTTCTCCTTGATTCTTTGTCaacgccccccccccccccccccgagaATGTCCCCAAAAGAGTCtttgggaaggacagggaaggCCGTGCCATCTACCTTGCTCTCAGAGGGTatctgagcagagcccagggacagctgtgcaAGATGAGTTCTGGGCACTGTCGCCGCGCCTTTGcctcccctgcagccacccacGGCGGAGCTGACCCCGCTCCGGCTCCCCTTGGAGCCGAGGGCCCGTTCCAAAGCCGGGTTTAGCTCCCTTAGCGCGGGAtgggccctgtccctgcagtggcgctggggacagcaggctggagctgccgcGGGTCACCGTGGGACAGCGGCTCTCGCGGGGACCGGGGCAGCCGAGCCCGGGAGCAGCcaaggcaggaggcagcaccGCACGGAGCTCCTCAGCAGGCAGACCCCTGCTCCCCCTCTCTTAATTCCATTTTTACATCTGTGTGGGTGATGTAGcttctccccctgccccaggcccctttcatttgtttcttaAGCCTTGAGAATTATGTTGAACTTTCAGGACCcaatgctatttttttaaaactattttttggagcatctttttttttttttttttttaatcccctccccagcacttAAACAGTACGACATAAAGTCTGTGTACAGCAAGAGTATTGTACAAAAGGAAATTATGTTCTTTTTTCAAATAGCTTTGTAAAGTTGTGTTCCATAGATTGCGTATAAACAACGTTTTCCAAATTGTGACAGTAATAATTAATAACTAATAATACTCAAAACTTCAGGGACTGTTTCAGGCCTGCTTGGGGCCTAAACACTCAACTGCATTTGTACGACATAGTATTGTATcaacatttttctgtattttaatgagAAAGCAAAACACTAGTTTCATATTTAAGATTTTAAGAATTTTAGGGTGGGGGGGAGGGAGCTGcgtttttggtttttttaattttattttgaaattttttttaaaatacacaaagagcctcaagaggaaaaaaccaacttaaaaggaaacaaaaaaaaaaaaaaagaggccaGGCAGCTTAAGTATATGCTTTAGTCACTTAGTTCCAGAATGTTTTCggaataacaggaaaaaaaagataaaatagcAAAAGTTGTATAAAAGAATAAGAAGCTCATACCCAAATtcacaaaactattttttaaaccAAAGCACATTTGAATGAGTATGGAACCTCACTTGGCTCAGAAAAGTACTAATATATTTATCTCATTGTTTACATAAACTTTTACAGTTTCAGACCTCAACAGATCTAGGGGCCAGTCAAAATTaatctttgctttttccattgGTTTGTCTCTGAAGGCTACGCAGTGTTCCCCAGCTTGGGAGGGGGAATCTGTGTCCCAGCCtgcattccagccctgctccgggagggtggggagagggTGGGCAATTAGAAATATGGcatgtagaatttttttttttttcttcaatccATGAGAGATGTTGCTGGGAGTGAGACCCAGGCACTATTGTAGAGGCATTTCGGCCTCCCTCTTCCTCAGAGGAGTCTGAGGGAACCAAGAGGGCAAAGGGAGATGCAGGAAGCTCTAGAGATAAGAAAGGATCTTAGAAGATGTTGGGAGCTGCTGTAACCCAGCACATCTCCTGAACTTTAGCCACGGGGAGCCGGGCTCCAGTCCTTTACTGCAAAACTTCCAAAAACAAATTCctgacaaaaaaatccccaaaggcccagctctgtgcacttGGGGCTGTTAGCAGGAGCCACAAAGCTCACAGAAGACACCAAAGAACTACTGACAGCAGCTTCTGTGAGGCTTTGCGGGGCAGAGCTGCCGGCCCTGCCCTCGGGGCACCGAGCGGCCCGGCCTGGACTGGGACCCGagcctgggctcctctgggcCCCCTTAAGGGAACCCTGGATTGATTCACTCCAGACCTTACAGTCCTGCTCAAAGAGCCCAACCAAAACTCCTAAGGCTGCCTAGGTGGAAACCTAAGCCCATCTGCATGGTAGAACAGTTTAAAGATGGCCAATGAGGATGGTTTGCTAAAATAACGCtgaagccaaaaataaaaaggtttaagAAAGCTCCCTATCATTAGTCTTGACCCTTTGTAGCTTTTACCTTCTACACCAAAGCCACCTCAAACATTTGAGGGGGGGCtgatggaaaatgaaatattaattttgccTGGTCTTAATATCTAACAAAGATGGTGCAAACACTATTTGACAGTGTTGTTTTTGTATCAATATGTATGTGCAGTAatgaatgtatttatttctcagATTCTGTATGCACAGTTTTGCAATGTAATTCAGAAAGTTGCAAACACAAAGATGTGTCCGCAGGGTCTTCTCTACAGGAtttcaaaaaaatgaaaaaaatatattaaaaaaaaaaagaaaaaaaaaaagaaaaaaggaatctCAGAGACTCAGCATAGCCATAAACCATAACCTGTGAAGACAATACAAAGACTGGACTTTTGTAGCTTTGCATAGAAGAGGAATTTATGTTTTGCTGTATTTAAATGTTTCAATTTACAGTGTCACTCTTTTAAGAttcctgttttggtttttgtttttgttttcctctctctcttgtGTGTGGAAAGCATTGTTTTCAAGCAG from Molothrus ater isolate BHLD 08-10-18 breed brown headed cowbird chromosome 18, BPBGC_Mater_1.1, whole genome shotgun sequence includes these protein-coding regions:
- the HIC2 gene encoding hypermethylated in cancer 2 protein — protein: MELPNHAKQLLLQLNQQRAKGFLCDVIIVVENALFRAHKNILAASSMYFKSLVLHDNLINLDTDMVNPTVFRQILDFIYTGKLLTTDQPGEQNFNALLTAASYLQLHDLAALCRKKLKRNGKSFAGKAGGLGVGRSARSQRLSTASVIQARYSGSNEGLKGSHSKELSKGKLSDDEVFISSSNQENCHSLSRGTSKNGGGSSSANGSTGDQELGLDLSKKSPSLPVAASHDDTQHSESQHGSPQSASAPAANSASSFDEPGVGAPHSMADSSDPMEMDLSEECHHSLTESSQRKGLRHSSRKKEWIKKDNAFDRKEGSKDRDEGEGLPNGILLGPLSKSVERSLAGAYGADLPYPCKEEVENGKENSDDSGQSESESGGHTSANYVYRQEGFEPVAYGDNLYVCIPCGKGFPSSEQLNAHVETHTEEDLYIKEEGTYGSKDEAEDLSNPNQSYAAESRPFKCSVCEKSYKDPATLRQHEKTHWLTRPFPCNICGKMFTQRGTMTRHMRSHLGLKPFACEECGMRFTRQYRLTEHMRVHSGEKPYECQLCGGKFTQQRNLISHLRMHTSPT